One window of Desulfarculus baarsii DSM 2075 genomic DNA carries:
- a CDS encoding DMT family protein: MPFAPIALLVLSNVFMTYAWYGHLKDMRAMPIIAVIALSWGVAFFEYCLQVPANRLGSAYFTLPQLKVLQEILAMVVFAFFCVFYMKQELTLDYLWASLCLAGAAFFMFRDLPVAR; encoded by the coding sequence ATGCCTTTCGCGCCGATAGCGTTATTGGTGCTCTCCAACGTGTTCATGACTTACGCCTGGTATGGCCACCTCAAGGACATGCGGGCCATGCCGATCATCGCCGTGATCGCCCTGAGCTGGGGCGTGGCGTTTTTCGAGTATTGCCTGCAAGTTCCGGCCAACCGCCTGGGCAGCGCCTATTTCACCCTGCCCCAGCTCAAGGTGCTGCAAGAGATCCTGGCCATGGTCGTGTTCGCCTTTTTTTGTGTTTTCTACATGAAGCAGGAGCTGACCCTGGATTATCTCTGGGCCAGCCTGTGCCTGGCCGGGGCGGCCTTTTTCATGTTCCGCGACCTGCCAGTGGCCCGGTGA
- a CDS encoding class I SAM-dependent methyltransferase yields MKSNEIAVGRLYDDLAHLVPLVSPPAEYAEEAACWRGVLTEKLGAGGRPSLLELGVGGGHNLSHLTRAYEAVGVDLSPAMLELCRRRNPGVELRRGDMRSVRLGRRFDAVLIHDAISYLLSAQDIAATFATAAAHLRPGGVLIACPDNYAESFVAPQTCQIDHAADGVALTYFEYLHDPDPTDNAIEAIMTFFIRDQGGLRVELDRHVMGLFPRAVWTEAMAQAGFDVEVRPFALSSLDRPYELLVGVLR; encoded by the coding sequence ATGAAGTCCAACGAGATAGCCGTTGGCCGGCTCTATGACGACTTGGCCCATCTCGTGCCCCTGGTCAGCCCGCCGGCCGAATACGCCGAGGAGGCGGCCTGTTGGCGCGGGGTTTTGACCGAAAAGTTGGGCGCGGGTGGTCGGCCCAGCCTGCTGGAGCTGGGCGTGGGCGGCGGCCACAACCTGTCGCACCTGACCCGCGCTTACGAGGCGGTGGGCGTCGACCTCTCGCCGGCCATGCTCGAGCTGTGCCGGCGGCGCAACCCCGGCGTGGAACTGCGCCGGGGCGACATGCGCTCGGTCCGCCTGGGCCGCCGCTTCGACGCCGTGCTGATCCACGACGCCATCAGCTATCTGCTCAGCGCGCAAGATATCGCCGCCACCTTCGCCACCGCCGCGGCCCATCTGCGGCCGGGCGGCGTGCTCATCGCCTGCCCGGACAACTACGCCGAGTCGTTCGTCGCGCCGCAGACCTGCCAGATCGACCACGCCGCCGACGGCGTGGCGCTGACCTACTTCGAATACCTCCACGACCCCGATCCCACCGACAACGCCATCGAGGCGATCATGACCTTTTTCATCCGCGATCAAGGCGGCCTGCGCGTCGAGCTGGACCGTCACGTCATGGGCCTGTTCCCCCGCGCGGTCTGGACCGAGGCCATGGCCCAGGCTGGCTTTGACGTCGAGGTGCGCCCCTTCGCGCTCAGCTCGCTGGACCGGCCCTACGAATTGCTGGTCGGCGTTTTGCGCTAA
- a CDS encoding PAS domain S-box protein codes for MGEDKQDLTAVATRPGDPGGQGRQPRAGLDGGRPRAAVTTTAQRLLAIFEKARDAILICDDDGRYLAANHAAGLLTGHTPEELTRLCLWDLTPPAMAEQGRAVWREFLARGELDGEYARLRRDGGEVQVEFRAVANIWPGAHMSMLRDVGRRKEQERLRQRDEDRLESLLRISQYRAAGDQELLDYALEEAIGLTDSKFGYIYHYSEEHQEFVLNTWSRGVMAQCAVAQPQTVYDLHKTGVWGEAVRQRRPMVINDFGAPHPLKRGYPPGHVALRKFCTVPVIVDERIVAVAGVANKAADYDDADVRQLTLLMDSVWKMLERRRAEQRLEESERRFRTLVDSAPEAIFIQTDGRFAYVNQAAVRLYGAGAADDLLGAAVIERFHPDDRQKVRERIRDLNQAKLSVPLIEERILRLDGAVVDVEVSAVPFCYQGRDGALVFARDVSERKRAERAMRESEEMMRSIFRAAPIGIGVVSRRVLLDVNERFCEMTGYAKEEIIGQNAVMLYPTREEFDYVGAEKYRQIAERGTGTVETRFKRKDGRAIHVLMSSTPLNPSDLAAGVTFTALDITERKRDEQALRQSRDLLQSTIDSLSSHMAILDEHGAIIAVNAAWRKFGQSNGFGAQNHGVGENYLEICREARGNWSSEAPLVAQAIGDILAGRREFYYLEYPCHGPGEERWFALRMTSFASGGLLRVVMSHENITQRRHAENALRQSEEKFRLVYSASPDAININRVDDGLYLDINEGFTRLTGYTRDDVLGRSSLELNIWHDPADRQRLVAGLREKGYYDNLEAKFRRKDQSVGAALMSARLIEIGGQSCIISITRDISDMKRVADEKARLEAQLRQAQKMEAIGTLAGGIAHDFNNILGAIIGYTELAQELTREGASNADELAQVLRSADRARKLVQQILTFSRKVESDRRPLSLNKIVRQSVGMLEHTLPKMIRIETDLAADLRPVCADGNQIEQIILNIAGNAADAMPDGGRLLIETQNAILGEEYCRLHLDARPGQYAMLQISDTGRGMDQRTREQIFDPFFTTKEVGKGTGLGLAIVYGIVKDHGGHVSCYSEPDLGSTFKIFLPAQQGPDDQPPAGQELSVALLRGNETILLVDDEPDLRRLGVHVLASAGYNVLAAGSGEEALELFKASAGRIDLLVMDLGMPGMGGHRALKEILAIDPRAKVIIASGYAANGQVKASLQSGAAGYVAKPFRRVDLLLTARNVLDAK; via the coding sequence ATGGGCGAAGACAAGCAAGACCTGACGGCCGTCGCGACGCGGCCTGGCGATCCGGGCGGGCAAGGCCGCCAACCGCGAGCCGGCCTGGACGGTGGTCGGCCCCGGGCGGCGGTTACGACCACGGCCCAACGCCTGCTGGCCATCTTTGAAAAGGCCCGCGACGCCATTTTGATCTGCGACGACGATGGCCGCTATCTGGCCGCCAACCACGCCGCCGGCCTGCTCACCGGCCACACCCCCGAGGAGCTGACCCGCCTTTGCCTGTGGGATCTGACGCCGCCGGCCATGGCCGAACAAGGCCGGGCCGTTTGGCGCGAGTTTTTGGCGCGAGGCGAGTTGGACGGCGAGTACGCCCGGCTGCGCCGCGACGGCGGCGAGGTCCAGGTGGAGTTCCGCGCGGTGGCCAACATCTGGCCCGGCGCGCACATGAGCATGCTGCGCGACGTGGGCCGGCGCAAGGAACAAGAGCGCCTGCGCCAGCGCGACGAAGACCGCCTGGAGAGCCTGCTGCGCATTTCGCAATACCGGGCCGCCGGCGATCAGGAGTTGCTGGACTACGCCCTGGAAGAGGCCATCGGCCTGACCGACAGCAAATTCGGCTATATTTACCATTATTCCGAGGAACACCAGGAGTTCGTGCTCAACACCTGGTCCAGGGGCGTCATGGCCCAGTGCGCCGTGGCCCAGCCCCAGACGGTCTACGACCTGCACAAGACCGGCGTCTGGGGCGAGGCCGTGCGTCAGCGCCGGCCCATGGTCATCAACGACTTTGGCGCGCCCCATCCGCTCAAGCGGGGCTATCCGCCCGGCCACGTGGCGCTGCGCAAATTCTGCACCGTGCCGGTGATCGTCGACGAGCGCATCGTGGCCGTGGCCGGGGTGGCCAACAAGGCCGCCGACTACGACGACGCCGACGTACGCCAGTTGACCCTTTTGATGGATTCGGTGTGGAAAATGCTTGAACGTCGCCGCGCCGAGCAAAGGCTCGAGGAAAGCGAGCGGCGTTTTCGCACCCTGGTCGACAGCGCGCCGGAGGCGATTTTCATCCAGACCGATGGCCGTTTCGCCTACGTCAATCAGGCGGCCGTGCGCCTTTACGGCGCTGGTGCGGCCGACGATCTGCTGGGCGCGGCGGTGATCGAGCGCTTTCACCCCGACGACCGCCAGAAGGTGCGGGAGCGCATCCGCGACCTGAACCAAGCCAAGCTTTCCGTCCCGTTGATCGAAGAACGGATCCTGCGCTTGGACGGCGCGGTGGTGGACGTGGAGGTTTCGGCGGTGCCGTTTTGCTACCAGGGCCGGGATGGGGCCCTGGTCTTCGCCCGCGACGTCTCCGAGCGTAAGCGGGCCGAAAGGGCCATGCGCGAGAGCGAGGAAATGATGCGCAGCATCTTCCGCGCCGCGCCCATCGGCATCGGCGTGGTTTCCAGGCGGGTGCTGCTGGACGTCAACGAACGCTTTTGCGAAATGACCGGCTACGCCAAGGAGGAGATCATCGGCCAGAACGCCGTGATGCTTTATCCCACCCGCGAGGAGTTCGACTACGTCGGCGCGGAGAAATACCGCCAGATCGCCGAGCGGGGCACCGGCACGGTGGAGACGCGCTTCAAGCGCAAGGACGGCCGGGCCATCCACGTGCTGATGAGCTCCACGCCCCTCAATCCCAGCGATCTGGCCGCCGGCGTCACCTTCACCGCCCTGGACATCACCGAGCGCAAGCGGGACGAACAAGCCCTGCGCCAATCACGCGACCTGCTGCAAAGCACCATCGATTCGCTCTCCAGCCACATGGCCATCCTCGACGAGCACGGGGCCATCATCGCCGTCAACGCCGCCTGGCGCAAATTCGGCCAGAGCAACGGCTTTGGCGCCCAAAACCACGGCGTGGGCGAAAACTATCTGGAAATCTGCCGCGAGGCCAGGGGCAACTGGTCCAGCGAGGCCCCGCTGGTGGCCCAAGCCATCGGCGACATCCTGGCCGGCCGTCGCGAGTTCTACTATCTGGAATACCCCTGCCACGGCCCCGGCGAGGAGCGCTGGTTCGCCCTGCGCATGACCAGCTTCGCCAGCGGCGGATTGCTGCGCGTGGTCATGTCCCACGAAAACATCACCCAGCGCCGCCACGCCGAAAACGCCCTGCGCCAGAGCGAGGAGAAATTCCGCCTGGTCTACAGCGCCAGCCCCGACGCCATCAACATCAACCGCGTCGATGACGGGCTCTACCTCGACATCAACGAGGGCTTCACCCGCCTGACCGGCTATACCCGCGACGACGTCCTCGGTCGCTCGTCGCTGGAGCTAAACATCTGGCACGACCCGGCCGACCGTCAGCGCCTGGTGGCCGGCCTGCGCGAAAAAGGCTATTACGACAATCTGGAGGCCAAGTTCCGCCGCAAGGATCAAAGCGTGGGCGCGGCGCTGATGTCGGCCCGCCTGATCGAGATCGGCGGCCAGAGCTGCATTATCTCCATCACCCGCGACATTTCCGATATGAAAAGGGTGGCCGACGAAAAGGCCAGGCTGGAGGCACAACTGCGCCAGGCCCAGAAAATGGAGGCCATCGGCACCCTGGCTGGCGGCATCGCCCACGATTTCAACAACATCCTGGGCGCAATCATCGGCTACACCGAGTTGGCCCAGGAGCTGACCCGCGAGGGGGCTTCCAACGCCGATGAATTGGCCCAGGTGCTGCGTTCGGCCGATCGGGCGCGCAAGCTGGTCCAGCAGATACTGACCTTCAGCCGCAAGGTGGAGTCGGACCGCCGGCCGCTCAGCCTCAACAAGATCGTGCGCCAATCGGTGGGCATGCTCGAACACACCCTGCCCAAGATGATTCGCATCGAGACCGACCTGGCCGCCGACCTGCGGCCGGTCTGCGCCGACGGCAACCAGATCGAGCAGATTATCCTCAATATCGCCGGCAACGCCGCCGACGCCATGCCCGATGGCGGCCGGCTGCTCATCGAAACCCAAAACGCCATTCTGGGCGAGGAATATTGCCGCCTGCATCTGGACGCGCGGCCCGGCCAATACGCCATGTTGCAGATTTCCGACACCGGCCGGGGCATGGATCAGCGCACCCGCGAGCAGATCTTCGACCCATTTTTCACCACCAAGGAGGTGGGCAAGGGCACCGGCCTGGGCCTGGCCATCGTCTACGGCATCGTCAAGGACCACGGCGGCCATGTTTCCTGCTACAGCGAGCCGGACCTGGGCAGCACCTTCAAAATCTTCCTGCCCGCCCAACAGGGCCCCGATGACCAGCCGCCCGCCGGCCAAGAGCTTTCCGTGGCCCTGCTGCGCGGCAATGAAACCATCCTGCTGGTCGACGACGAACCAGATCTGCGCCGCCTGGGCGTGCACGTGCTGGCCAGCGCCGGCTACAACGTGCTGGCCGCCGGCTCGGGCGAGGAGGCCCTGGAGCTTTTCAAGGCCTCCGCCGGCCGCATCGACCTGCTGGTGATGGACCTGGGCATGCCAGGCATGGGCGGCCACAGGGCCCTGAAGGAGATCCTGGCCATCGACCCCAGGGCCAAGGTGATCATCGCCAGCGGTTACGCCGCCAACGGCCAAGTCAAGGCGTCGCTGCAATCGGGCGCGGCCGGCTACGTGGCCAAGCCCTTCCGCCGCGTCGATCTGCTGTTGACGGCGCGCAACGTCCTCGACGCCAAATAG
- a CDS encoding DsrE family protein translates to MQILIVLSNPDPEVKWNAVRLGNFMLNEGEEVTIFLNGPAVDLLDGDSAQFPIAEQAKLFTLSEGVLAAUGKCMGIHGVDASALVSLSTMKFLYEQIKLADKVIGY, encoded by the coding sequence ATGCAAATACTGATCGTCCTTTCCAACCCCGACCCCGAGGTCAAGTGGAACGCCGTGCGCTTGGGCAACTTCATGCTCAACGAAGGCGAAGAGGTGACCATCTTCCTCAACGGCCCGGCCGTGGACCTGCTGGACGGCGACAGCGCCCAGTTTCCCATCGCCGAGCAGGCCAAGCTGTTCACCCTCAGTGAGGGCGTGCTGGCCGCCTGAGGCAAGTGCATGGGCATCCACGGGGTGGATGCGAGCGCGCTGGTCAGCCTGTCGACGATGAAGTTTCTTTACGAGCAGATCAAGCTGGCCGACAAAGTCATCGGCTACTGA